Within the Mustela lutreola isolate mMusLut2 chromosome 2, mMusLut2.pri, whole genome shotgun sequence genome, the region ctctgagcctcagttttcttcttgGCACAATGAGGAGACTAATTTGTATCTGCATCAGAGCATTGTGGAGGAGATTCCATGAGTTATGTCCTGCAGGGGCTCAGAAGTGCTCCTGGCGCACTGTCGGCCTCAGTAGGTGTTGGTGCTTCTTACTATCACTCAGCAATCAGCAGGGGTTCACTGACGGCCAGCCCGGTGGCAGGGTGGCAGGATCAGAGCTGGACCAGACATGGTGTCTGCCAACAGGGAGCTCCTGCCCTCCTCAGGGACAGAGGCACCCATTCTGCCAATTATTTCACTGACTTAAATCCTTAAACAAGGTTTTAAGGAGCAGAGATTAAAGGTGacttaacaggggcacctgggtggctcagtgggttaagccgctgcctttggctcaggtcatgatctcaggtcctgggatcgagtcctgcatggggctctctgctcagcagggagcctgcttcctcctctctctctctctgcctgcctctccaactacttgtgatttctctctgtcaaataaataaataaaatctttaaaaaaaaaaaaaggtgacttaACATCTGTCATCACATGATATAATAAAAAGGTTTGAACCACCTGGCATTGCTGACGAGGAAGTGACTGTGTTTAGAGGAGTTTGGAAAGTTTCCCAAAAGAGGGGGCCTTTAATTGGGGCTTTTAGGGGTGAGAAGCAGTTTACCATTAAGCACAGAGCCTTGTGGTTAAAAGCTTCAGACCTgggtttttaaattctagttcagctACTTACTAGCTGTATGTTCTTGGGTGAGTTAATTAACCTCTTTGAGTCTAGTTTCCTCATATGTTAAATGGGGTTATTGGTAATACTGTCTCCCTAGGGCTGTTGTGATGCTTGAGTAAAATTTCATTTGTCAAGCACTCAGCACAGTGGTTGGCATCTTATCACTGCTCCGTAGACCATAATAATTATTGTTACtggcttttttaagattttatttatttattttagagagagagggtgggtgtgagcaagctgagggagagggagagagaatctgaagcagacaccaggctcagtgtagagcctgatgcggggctccgtcccacaaccacaagattatgacctgagctgaaaccaagtcggatgcttaaaaccgactgagccacccagacacgcaTGTTACTGTTATCATTGGAGGACATTGCAGGCTGAGCAAAGGCAAGAGGCTTGAGAGTATGAGGCTTGATTCGGCGACAGAACACAATACCGAACAAGGGAGGTGGGGCGTGCAGCAGGGACTGAGGGAGGTGTCCTTACACCCTAGAGTCCCATCCCGTAACCCTCGTCATCCTTCTGTCCTGCAGGTGGAGATGGGGCCCTTCAAGCACACAGTAGACGACGGGCTAGACGTGCGGAAGGCAGCCTTTGAGTGCATGTACTCGCTGCTTGAGAGCTGCCTAGGCCGGTTGGACATCTGCGAGTTCCTGAACCACGTGGAGGATGGCCTGAAGGACCACTATGATATCCGGGTAGGACAGGCCCCCTGGCCAGAACAGCACCCACCCCATACCGAGGGGACAGGCGAGCACCACTAGGGCCCACTGCTTGTTTGTCCCCCACTCtccaccccaggcacccccataaagaTAATCgcattattctctctctctcttttaaaagattttatttatttatttgacagagttcataagtaggcagagagacaggcagatggtgggggaagcaggctccctgctgagcagagagctggatgtggggctcgatcccagaaccctgagatcatgaccaaccggaaggcagagactttaacctactgagccacccaggtgcccctcttattttattttattttttttttagtattttatgtattatttgatggagagagcaggggtggggcagaaggagaagcagactcctcactgagcagggagcctgatatgggactctatcccaggaccctgggatcctggcctgagctgaagtcatATGCTTAACCGACCGAACCTGATTTTTTCCTGATTATCAATCAGGGAAAGAGccaagctggggcgcctgggttgttcagtgggttaagcctctgcctttggctcagatcatggtctcagggtcctgggattgagccccacatctggctctctgctcagcagggagcctgcttcctcctctctctctgcctgcctctctgcctacttgtgatcactctctctctctctctctctctgtcaaataaataaataaataatcttttaaaaaacagaaagaaagagagccaaGCTGTCAAACACCTTTGGTGGGAGTCTACACTGGGAGAGCTCTTTGGAGGATGGTTTAGCCATAAGGAGAAACATTTAGAATTCTTTGACACATTCTTGATCTAGCAGTTCCGTCTCCATAAACAGAGCCTTTGGACTCACTCCTCAAAATGTGTTTGGAGTTTCTATGTTCAAGATTGTTCTTCCCAGCTCTGGGGGGGGTTGGAGAAAGCTGGTGGCTTCCTGAATGTCCACCCATCAGTGGGCTGGTACCTCTGGTCATGGAATGCTGGCTGCACTGAGAAGAGTGAGTCGGTCCCTTCGCAGTGATGTGAGAGATGGCCAAGCCCCACTGTCGCTTGATAAAAGCCAGTTGTTTTTACAGGCATTTTCCCCATGCTATCCTGTTTCCACCCATTCTGGCCCCATCATCCTCTTATCTGTCCTCCCAGGAGTATGGGACAGGGCCTGACATCAGTGCCACATTCGGACCCCAGTGTCTGGGCTCCCTCTGGTGTTGAGGAGGGTGGGTATGACATGTCTTGAGCCCCTAGAGTTATCTTGTTGAGTCTACACTGTATCCTTGGATGGTGTAGCCCACTTTACAGGGGTGAGACCAGAGAGCTGGTGGGTTCAAGGGCAGCAGCTGGGCAGTGGAGGAGCCCTGGGTTGCAGCTTATGCTGTGTAATGCTGTGCTCTTTGCTGCTGTGGCCCTGGTCGCCCTCCTTTGCCATGGGTTGTGGGGGAATCAGGGAAGGGTAGACAGTGGAGGGGTTGGGTAGGGCACGTAGAATCCAGACAACCATCCTTTATGGTGTGGAGCACTGGTTGACCATTTTCCCAAGAAAACTTGACCATTTTCCCAAGAGGTCAGCATTAGTCTCCTGCAGGCTGCATCCAGGCCTGTGGATGTGTTTAGTTGGCTCACACAgtagtttgtttgctttttaactgGGTGTCAACATTTAAGAGTTGAGAGATCTTCCATGAAAATCAGAGTGTCTTTGGAAAGCAGGCTATCAGCTGGGGCCACATTCCCACAGCCACAGTTGGCTGGAGCTGAGAGCTGAGGTCTGGAGTATGGGCTCTTGACTCCTGCCCAGTTGCCCTCTGGCCCTGTTCACTCATGGCCAGTATCTGCCTGGTCCTGTGGGCATCAGAGCTGGAGAATCGCCCCCTCCCTGGTACCTCTTCTCATCTGATCCTCCCCAGGTCAGCCAGGCATGGGAGCCATTGCCAGTCAtagtttatagataaggaaactgaagcccagagcagGAGAGACTCGGGCAGGGCCCTGGTGGGAATTAGTGCTAGAGTTTGGACCTGAGCTCCAAGTGTTGGGACCAGAGCCCCTGATCTTCCATGGCCTCTGCTCCTTTTGGTCCTGGGCCATTTCACCATGAACTCTGTCTTCTTCCTCCTGGGTAGATGCTGACCTTCATCATGCTCGCTCGACTGGCTACCCTGTGTCCCGCACCTGTTCTGCAGAGAGTGGACCGGCTCATTGAACCACTCAGGGCCACCTGCACCGCCAAGGTAcctccctccccctaccccacttAGCGCTGGGCACACCTGCGGATTGCTCACAGTTACCCTTTCTAGGTGGTGTATGAAGGGCTTCATTTCATTGTTGTCGTCCTCCTGTAAGGCACTTCTTATTGTCCACTGTATACACAGGGGagcagagactcagagaggtgaagttaTGGACCTAGGCTACCCAGCTAGTAAAttgcagagctgagattcaaacccggctctttctttcattcattaaacatttcCTGGGTGCTGGGCCTCATTGCAAGGTACTAGGGATACAACATTGAACCTGGTGGGTTCCCCACtcccaaatccttttttttttttttttttttttaagattgtatttatttatttgagagaaagcaagagcgagcgagcatgaagggggtaagggcagagggaaaagcagattccccactgagcagggagcttgacgtggggctccatctcaagactcagggatcatgacccaagctgaaggcacacggttaattgactgagccacccaggctcccctcttctCCCACATCCTAATTGGGAAACGAGTGAGACTCTTGGAAAGATAGAAAccattgattggttgattgatacAGGGCAGAGTTGCTGATAAGCTAGAGTGCCTCAAGGATCCAGGGGAGGGATTCGGAGCCAGAGGCCTGGGGGCAACATGCAGTGTTGGGAACAGAGCCTGGCATACCCAGGGGGTGGGTATCCAGTAATTACCTGGTGACTAAAAGAACTAACTTGGATTTTGAAAGGGTAGGAAttaacctaaaagtagtagagtATTTCAGTTTGGAGCTTAAGGAGGAGAGATATCCACAGAACAGTGATTTTCAAGTAGCAAAACcttttccaataaaataaaatcttctgtggataaaacattaaaattggtGGTTTCTTAATAGATAGAAACCTGCCTTGTAAGTTTCCCTTTGAAACATATGTGGGTATGAAGTAAAAAGAAGCTGTGTTTCTGCAGGACTCTTGCAGTCTTGACTGTTTCAGTGGCCaaatcatttctaattttctttgagCCGTTTGGCATGGAGAAGGATCGCAGTTCCCAGGGAAGGACTGCAGACCCCCCTTCACTCAGCCCAGATGGCAAGAGGAGCTTCAATCTGAGGCCCACATATAGGCCACTCGGAATGGCTGCAGAGGACGCTGTTTGTCAGGCACTGAGATGAGAACTTGCTGCATATGTGTCCACAATCCCTCATCTGCTGAAGCCTACAAAGCTCTGGAACTTGTTTGGCAACAAAACTTGACTTGAACTGGCCTGAGGCTATTTATggcttttctctcttgctgtgacATGcataatattctttcatttttcatatagTAGTGGAAATATTCCTGTATTTGATTACATGATATTGTACCACGTTGTCTGCACACTATCCTGTTTctaaccccccacacacaccaaatCCTGAATTCCAAACCACACCTGGCCCCAAGGGTTTCAGAGCAGGGGATATGGACCTGTATTAAGCCATTTAACCCTCAAAGCAACTCTATGGAAAGGAGGCTCTTCCATACAGAAAGGGAAGTGCAGCTTGCAGTGACAACCTGAAGTCACAGTGCTTACAGGGCAGAGCATTCAAACCCAAGACTGTCCAACCCCAGTGCCAAGCTCTTAACCTCTACACTGGAATCTTGAGGGGGAATAGTCTTTGTCTGGGCCAAGTCAGCAGCCTCAAGAGGAATCCAGACTTTATTTCATAAGGAGTGGGGCAGTTCTGAGATTCTCTaagtgggagagggtgggggatgaAGAAACAAGACAGGCAAGGCAGTTTGAGGGGTTTCCAGCACAGACTAGCTTGCAGGGGCAGGCACCTGAGTGGAGGGGGGACGAGGCCAGCAAGGTGACTGTCATGGTGATCCAGTCTTTGAGTTAAGTCATGGTACCAAGAGTCTGTTTTAAGCACAGTAAGAAAAGATAGGCTGAATCCTGTCAGGGGAAGGAGATAACTGAACACTTTACAGCATTTATCACCATCcagttatttattaataataagaaaGGTGGGCAGTTTAGATTGGTTGGTCGGAGGCCCCCTAGGTGACCTTGAGGTTGATTTAATGACAAAAAATTTCCCTTTGGGGAAACCCACTGGGGTAAAAGCGAAGAAGAAACCTCAGGAGGCTGGAACCACAGTGTGCTGTGGTTTAAACTGGGAAGGATACAGGTGGTTGGGATGAATCCAGAGACCAGTGAGGTAGCTGTGGTGTGATGCTAAGTTCAATAAAGGATGGCTCGTTGTTTTCCTACTTTAGGTCAAAGCTGGTTCTGTGAAgcaggaatttgagaagcaagacGAGCTGAAACGCTCTGCGATGAGGGCAGTGGCCGCCCTGCTGACCATCCCAGAAGTAGGGAAAAGCCCCATCATGGCTGACTTCTCTTCCCAAATCCGATCCAACCCCGAACTTGCTGCCCTCTTTGAAAGCATCCAGAAGGATTCTGCTTCAGCCCCCAACACAGACTCGATGGAGCTCAGCTAGTACCCCCCAACTTTGCCCCCAGGTGGGTCCTTACTTAAGAGAAGGAGGCCTACCCAAGCCTGAGGCCTCACTGTCCCCCTGCCCACCATAGGCTTCTCTACTTTTGCCCTTTTGTCATCTCACTGGGGGCCCTTCTGCTCCTGGTTGGGGCTTCCAGTGCCTTCTCCAAGGACCCCCAACTTGAGGCCCCCAGCAGGAGCTGCAGGGCTGCCAATAGTTGGGCCCTTTAACTCAGGACAGTCATTCAAGGAAATGGCATGGACATTTTCCAAGCCCTTCCACACAAACACAGATGCATGACTTCACACAGGGCGGTCTGTACCTTCAAAGTGGGGAGTCCCTGCCTCACTAAGGACTAAGTAGTGTTTAGAAATACTCTTATGCTCACAGCTGCAGAAAGTTAGGAGACAGCCGGCTGGCCTCTTTGCCCACCATTGTCCCAGATTTGTCACTCACACCTCTCCCACTCTTCACTTAACTTGATCTGATAGGCCAAACATTAGTGCTGGGTGGGCATCTTGAAGAGTCAAGCTACTTCTCTGAGCATTTTAGAATTCAAAATGCTTCACTTTCTAATTGGCAGTAATGAATCTGAAATTTttttgcagggggaggggggccaaGGTAGGGAATTAGATCtagtttgtttttctaatttcaaaactCTTATGTAGCTAACTGGGAAATAAGTACCAAGAAAGTACAGACCATCTTTTATGTCACCCACCTAGGTGTCAACAGTTGGTTTGTGTCCTGAGGAAGACTGAAcatgttgtttctagtttttagtATTGAAGACACAAATATTAAACAATAGGCTAAAGAATTTTCTGTGCTATCCCAGGTTAATAAAGGACAGACCTAGTGTTACTTTTTCTGTACACACTTCCTCTACTCAGTAGACCACTGTCTGTATACTTCCCAAGTCAATTTAAAGAAATCATGGAAACAACTCAACAATTAACTCAAATGTTTCAGACTAGGCTTTGAACTGGATGGAGGTAGGCAACCTGTAATTTACATACCCAGTTTAAGGGACTTAAATCCACTCATGGCTAGCATGCCAAGAAAATTGTTAAGCAGGCTAATATTTCTGCTCAGTTGACCAGGCTGGTAGGGAAAAAAACACCCTATAAGTGATTGTCTTGTTCTTCAGTACCTCATGCCACATCCCCAATTATCCTGCCCTTTGCTGCCAGTTCTTAGATAAGTGCTATCATAACCTTATAGACATGCCTCTTTCTTGTGCTTTGcaaatactgcattttttttttttttttttacaaaatgaaggtttgtggcaaccctgtgttCAGCCAAATCTATCAataccatttttccaacagcatttgctcacttcctgTTGTATTTTGTTAATTCTCAGACTTTCACTTTTTCATTATGTTATGATGTGATCATTGATGTTACTGCTTGtgcctgaagatgggactgaattgctgcaatctcGTGAGACTACTTCAATGGAATTGCTTCTTATGAGCAAAAAATTTGTTGAGATGGGATCTACTCTTGAAGATGCtggattgttgaaatgacaacaaagaacTGAAGAATATTACATCAACTTAGTTGATGAAGTAGTGGTAGGGTCTAAGATGGCACTCCCGATTTTGAAAGCTCTTGGGTAAAGTGCTAACAGTATCATgttacagagaaatcattttggACTCAGTCAATGCAGTCAACTTCATGGTcttcattttaagaaactgcGACAGCCATCCCAGCCTTCAGGAGCCACCACCCTATCAGTCAGCCGCCATCAACATGGAGGTTAAGACCTTCCACCAGCAAAGGTCACAACTCAAAATTATGTTTAGCACTTTTGCACtagatggttagcattttttgcaataaacttatttttaaattaaggtatgagTTGTCTAGACATGCTATTGCACATAATAAATTATAACAGTATAaacaacttttatatgcactCAGAAACCAGAAAAATGCGTTTGATTTGCTTCATCAGTGGTTTGAAACCAAACCACAGGGTCTTGAGAAGTATGCCTATAATTCACATAGATAAATTCTAGCTTTTGCGGCCAAAGTTTTAGGGCTGTGGTCAAAAAGGCAACTTGATTGTTAAATCCTGAGTACCAATCAAGAGGCCCAATGATGTTAAGAATCCCAGCCTTCAGAAACTGCAGTTAAGTTACCTGAAGCAGCAAGCTGGGGGAGGGTTATAAAAGGGAGACCGAAAGTTATCTTCAGGCATCCAAGGCTAATCGTAGAGGGATTTGTGCTGCATCCTGTCATGTTTTTGTTCAGAGGCTACCTCACAAGAACTACATACAGTGACCATCATCCAAATTTACAAAGTGAGGCTAAGGATGACTACTTGCTCTGAGCTGCAAAGTCCTTCAATCAAAAGTCTTAGAATGTTCCTTGGTCTGAGCCCAAGTCTCTCCCAGCCCCAACTGGAGCTGATAAAGCTGCTCTGGGCACCAGAGGCCTGTGCCCTATGAAGAATGAAGTATCCTTATAAACACACCCCTTCCAAATGGAGGATTCCAGAGCATTAATGGGCAAAAGAATAATCTCCATGCAGACACCAAGGAGGGAAATGCCAGATggtagttttatggttttattaacaCAAATATAACGTGCACAACAAGctgtctattcattttcttcactgcGCAGCCTGGCATTGGGATTGGTGACTCTGATTGCCAGCTGGGCTGCTCTTTCCACAATAGCTTTGCGGTTCTTGGAGGAGACGTTGTGAGCAATCTCTGCACAGTAAGATCTGGAAGAGAAGCAGTTAGTGAGTACGGAGCAAGCCAGATGAACACATGCTCTGGAGTTTCCCTGGGAGGGCAGCAGTTTTTGGTCACATCACCTCCAGAGCCATAGCACAGAGCCATGAGGGCTCTGGCAAAGTTGATGAAAAAGACCCACACAGTCCCAAATCCTAACTTTCCTAAATTCCATGGTACCAGCAGTAGGACTCTTCAAGTATTTACTGATAGTGACAGAAGTACTCACTGTCCCCTCACTTAATCCTTACAAGCAGCCTTGTAATCCAGGTATTGCCTCCTCTTACAGACCAACCATGACCCTTAAAGGTGCAAGTGAATTCCCAAGTAAGATACTTAGAAATGGACAGGGCTAGGATGGCTCAGTCCCAGATTCCAAGTTCAAACATTCTCCCCCAATCCTTTCACAGTCAATCTGCCCAACACAGGGCAGTCTCAGGGAGCTTGGACTTGCCCATTAAGTTCTGaaactctctgcagagcaggaggAGAATCCAACAGTCTGATTAAGCCATGGGTTTCCTGGCCTAGACATTCACATTTTACTTGTTTGACTGCTGCAGTCAAAATTCAAATTGAGAAGTAACATTGCCTGAAGTCACCCAGCAATAATATTTCCTGAGTATCTGGCTGGCAGATACTGTTCTAATCTACTCATTCCTCACAGCTATATCAGGCCCCAGTTCGGTAACAAATTGGCCTAATGAGAACATTTCAGTCAAGTTATGACACCATTAAGAGCAGATTAAGAAAAGACACTCTCGGGGCATCTGACTGGCTCTGTCAATAGAGcatgggaccctgagatcaagagtcacacactctaccaaatgagccagccaggagcccccaaaataaaaaatcttaaaaaggacgCCGCTCTACCCGGAGGAATTTcagcaaaaacagaaagaaagctaTAAGCAGTGACTAAATCAGGCAATGAACATGCAcaaattctttttaagaattcTAGCAAAATAGCTTAAGTGCGAGACAAGCAAACCCAAAGAATTATCTTCTATAAAGGAGTCCACTCAAAGTCAAAGTAGCTGTATTTTGAAATGTTCCAATTATATTTTTCAACACTTTAAGCTTTTTCCAAAAATACCTCAAGTCCATATCCACATGCGTATTTAATAACCAATCACTCACTCTATGTATTATCTTAAATACTTCTGTCTGCCCAGGTATTTTCCCGACACATGACAATCATTTCAATAACACATGTAACATTCCACCCAGTGCTTATACTCCCATCATTTACAAATAGTATTTTCAACTGCTCAAACTGAACAACtgttaaaatgtttcaaaatgctttttatttaggGATAAGTATCCAAAAATGGAACTTGTGGATTAAAGGTCAtagatttcaaatatttctatGGCTCCAGATACAAACTGCCAAGCTATTTAAGAGTATCTTTTTGGTAACCAGCAACACCAGCACTGCAGCATTTCTGCTACACAAAAGGAATTGCATCTTTATGTCACAATTTTCCATCCACCTAATTGGGGTTTGGGCAGCCACCCCTAATTCCTCTGTTCACCCaagaattttcaaaggaaaatttccagtatCCCAACACCCAGTTAAATTCCCAACCTAGAAAACTCAACCAAAGTGAGAataatggttttgtttatttctattacTTGTGCCTACAATCACTACATATGAAAGATCTTTGTAAGCAAGCACACACAGGTCCTATAGTTAGTCACACTCTCCACATCCTAATTAAGAAAACAGGTTTTCAGCTTCTGTTTAACAGGAACGAAGAAAACCGTCCTCTGCTTTACCAAAGAAACACCATTCCCTCCAAACCAGATTCAAAGCATCCAAATCACTTCCCGGGTGAAATGTTTTCTCATCCCACCGCACTAATTTTGGCCTCAGCAGTCTTTCTCCCACGGCGCTCATAAAGTGTCTAACTTTCTCAAAATACTTGAATGTAATGCTGTGAACCCTTCGTGCACTCTTGCATCTCTACAACTTTGTGCAAGTCATCCTCTGCCTGCCaagtcttcctccttttctccatctCAGAATAGAGCTCCTTATCAGGCAACTCGTCTAACCCCATAGCCTTCTGAAGGAAGATACCCCTGGCCACAGCACTAAGTGCCCCTTTGGTCTGAGGCTGTATCTGatatccccccaccccacctccacacaCAGCAATGTTCTGCAAAGAACTGCCAAAAGGATACCAGTGTTTGTATTATTGGGCAAAGTCCTTCTCTTTCCAGATCTCAGGTCTCTACACTTTTCAGGTAAGTTCCCTTTCCCTACTCCAGCAAAGGAAATACTTCGAAGTCCCCAACAAGCATTCTTTAAGCTCCTGAGAGAATATACAACTCTTCTAAAGCTAGAGTCCCTACCAAAAATGCTCACAGATGCAGACTTCTGACATCAAACCCAGAGGTGGGACCCAACTCACTTGTTACACATCAGCAGCACTTCAAGCTCCTTGACGTTGTGCACTAGGAACTTCCTGAAGCCACTGGGCAACATGTGCTTTGTCTTCTTGTTGCTCCCGTAACCAATGTTGGGCATCAAGATCTGGCCCTTGAATCTTCTGCGCACCCTATTGTCAATGCCTCTTGGCTTCCGCCAGTTGCGCTGAAATAAACACAGGAGGGTTAGTGTCTTTGCTAACAACTTTTCCttttggagaaaaaagagaggactcaaTGACAAGGAAATATGCCAAACAGTAGCTATCTGGGTTACAGTATTTCACTACAcctttttatacacacacacaatgaaaaggaaatatgCCAAACAGTAGCTATCTGGGTTACAGTATTTCACTACAcctttttacacacacacacacacacacacactcatatttaGTGGTGGAAAAAATGGGGGCTCCTGCATTTGACTACCAGGAATAGACTCACATCCACACTCaacaaaggaaaagcagactatA harbors:
- the RPL32 gene encoding large ribosomal subunit protein eL32, which produces MAALRPLVKPKIVKKRTKKFIRHQSDRYVKIKRNWRKPRGIDNRVRRRFKGQILMPNIGYGSNKKTKHMLPSGFRKFLVHNVKELEVLLMCNKSYCAEIAHNVSSKNRKAIVERAAQLAIRVTNPNARLRSEENE